The nucleotide window ATTTCTTTCTTGTTGTCGTCGATTCCGTAAATGATGCGGAGGTTGCCAACCCGAAGTTTATATTCAGAGCGCCCTTGTAACTTTTGGCATCCAATGGGGCGGGCTGTCTCTTGAAGTGATTGAAGACGCTGAACTACTGCATCGTGTGTTTTGGAGGAGAGGCGTTCAAGTTCTCGGCGTGCGGAGGATTTGAGGAAAACTGAATACGCCATTACTTTGGTCGTTTCGAGGATTGGGCCAAATAGTCTTTGAGGGAAATACGAGGCTCCCGTTTTCTGTTCTCGATGAGAACAGCGTATCGAAGGTCTTCGCCCAGCTCCCGGTCCAGAAGTAATTTGTGTGCAATAGCCAGGCGGTCTTCTTTTTTAAGCGCGCGGAACGCGGTCCAAAAGACCTCCGCAGGGGCTTGGTGGCTGGTCATCGTATTTGAGCTCCCTTCCATTTTATCCAGACTAAAGTTTACATGAGTTAATTTTGTTGCACCAGAAAAAGAACATAGAATATTTCGACCACCGGATGGTGCCTCAAAAGGTATTGAGGATTTGCGGGTCTCTGGGGTCAGATCCGGACTTGTGGACAATTGGGTGTTTTCGACATTCGAAAAGGCACACACCGTGATCATCTAAAAAGTACCCACCACCTGGTTGGTTTTAACAAATGCCATTGGGGTCGCATCTTTGAGGTTCCTGGAAAAAAGGGGACAGACACCTCTTTTCAAGCAATATTCAAATTTCTATGAGAACAGGTGTCTGTCCCCTTTTTTCCCGCCGGTAAACCAGCGGGCTGTACAAAGCCAAGCCCCGTGGAACGGGGCAAAAGAATGAAGAGGGTCAGATCCGGACAACCGGACAATTGAAAAGAGCACGCTTCAGGTCGAATAAACCTTGCCCAGAACAACTCTGCATTCTTTAATCAGGGACGCAGCATAGGCTCTCGAGTGTTTCGAGGTGGGAGCGAAATTCATCATTCAATGCGATCTTGGAATTGTTGATGCAGAACGGATCAAGAGATGGATGGCGCAACGCGAAAATGGGGCTCCAAAATTCGAGCAACATCGCAATTGTCCGGTTGTCCGGATCTGGCCCAAAACTGCGTTATCGCGTATCATACTTCGTGTTGTATCAGAAGATTCTCGGTCGTCCCGGAGGAGCCACTACGTATGATCCGATACATATTTGCTTGTTACCTTTCGATCTTGTGTCTGTCCCATGGGACGTTTGGGCAGGTTGCCAAAGGAGAGCAGCCGCTTGCCGCACTCTCAGCCATTGACTCGGAATATCGCAAGTTTGATGACCTGCTTTCCTTCCTGCGGAAGCGCAACGCACTACAATATGCGATTTCGTCTCCAAAGGGCATCGACGAGGCAAACTACGTCCCGGTAGGCGGCATCGAGCAATGGATCACAATCCGCGGCCAGGATCGTGACAATCCCGTGTTGCTCTTCCTTCACGGTGGGCCTGGTGATGTGACCAATCTCTGGACATTTGCATTATTCGCTCCATGGCAGAAGTACTTCACGGTGGTGCAATGGGACCAGAGAGGCGCCGGCAGGACGTTGAGAAAAAGCGGCCCATCCATTGCGCCGACCATCACCGTCGATCGCATGGCGCAAGACGGTATCGAGCTGACAGAATATCTGAGGAAACATCTGGGCAAGGAAAAGATCATCATTGTAGGCCATTCCTGGGGTTCAGTCCTCGGTCTCCGAATGGCGAAGGCGAGACCCGATCTCTTCTACGCGTACGTGGGCACCGGCCAGGTCGCCTACGGCAGCAGCAGAAGCTCTTACTCTTCTGCCGTCTATGATGCGCTATTGAAGAAGGCAAAAGCCGTAGGTGATCACCGCGCCATCGAGGAATTGACCCACGCAGGTCCACCACCTTACAAGTCTGGCGATGGCCCCCGCGTGCTGCACAAGTGGGCGAATGAATTTGAGGGCGCATGGGAGTTCCTGTATGGGACCCTCGGTCTCGCGCTCGTGGCTCCCGGCAATTCTGTGCAAGATATCTATGACAACGAAGAGGGCCAGGTGTTGAGCGCCGATCGCCTCGTCCCGCAGACCCGGTCCATCGGACCGGCAGAGCTTGGCCTGGAATTCTCCATTCCGATATTTGTTTTTCAGGGTGAGGAGGATTTCACGAGTCCAACTGCGCTCGCTCGGCAGTACCTCGAATCCATCAAAGCGCCCCGCAAAGAGTTTGTGCCGATCAGCGGTGGCGGACATTTTGCAGTGTTCATGCACTCCGATCAATTTCTGCGGGAGCTCGTCAAGCGGGTGCGCCCGCTGCCTGTAGGGCCCTGAATTTGAGGGTTGCGCGAGTAGAATGAGGAGGGTCAGATCCGGACAATCGGACAATTGAAGAGAGCCCGCTTCAGATCGAATGAACCGTGCCCAGAACAACTCTGCAATCTTCAATCAGGGAGGCAGGATAGGCTCTCGAGTGTTTCGAGGTAGGGGGGAAATTCATCATTCAAAACTCTCTTGGAATTGTTGGTGCAGAACGGATCAAGAGATGGATGGCGAAACGCGACAATTTGACCTCAAAATTCAAGCAACGTCGCAATTGTCCGGTTGTCCGGAGGTGACCCGAAACTGTGTTTCGAAGGCGACACCTACCGGCTGCATGAGATAAGAAGGGATCCTAAGTGAGGGTCTCTGAGGTATTGCATCACGATACATCAAATCATCATCGCCTTGGCAGCGGTTAGGTTTCTGGGGTCAGGTCCGGATTTTTGTACCCCCTGTCCCGCCGATGGGCGAGATCATTCTCTATCAGACCGAGGAATCAAGCCCAGTGAACCGGGCTAAGACTTTTGTTTTATTCGGGGGGGTAGAGCGCCTGCCCCGCCGGTAAACCAGCGGGCTGTACAAAGCCAAGCCCCATGGAACGGGGCAAAATGCGCTGGGGGCTCAATTTCCA belongs to Terriglobia bacterium and includes:
- a CDS encoding type II toxin-antitoxin system RelE/ParE family toxin: MAYSVFLKSSARRELERLSSKTHDAVVQRLQSLQETARPIGCQKLQGRSEYKLRVGNLRIIYGIDDNKKEILVYIIDDRKQVYRRLREK
- a CDS encoding alpha/beta hydrolase is translated as MIRYIFACYLSILCLSHGTFGQVAKGEQPLAALSAIDSEYRKFDDLLSFLRKRNALQYAISSPKGIDEANYVPVGGIEQWITIRGQDRDNPVLLFLHGGPGDVTNLWTFALFAPWQKYFTVVQWDQRGAGRTLRKSGPSIAPTITVDRMAQDGIELTEYLRKHLGKEKIIIVGHSWGSVLGLRMAKARPDLFYAYVGTGQVAYGSSRSSYSSAVYDALLKKAKAVGDHRAIEELTHAGPPPYKSGDGPRVLHKWANEFEGAWEFLYGTLGLALVAPGNSVQDIYDNEEGQVLSADRLVPQTRSIGPAELGLEFSIPIFVFQGEEDFTSPTALARQYLESIKAPRKEFVPISGGGHFAVFMHSDQFLRELVKRVRPLPVGP